Proteins encoded in a region of the Limanda limanda chromosome 17, fLimLim1.1, whole genome shotgun sequence genome:
- the arl6ip1 gene encoding ADP-ribosylation factor-like protein 6-interacting protein 1, translated as MSDGDNKSANMLAQETAQLEEQLQGWGEVILAGDRVVRWEKPWFPGVLMAATTLLFLMIYYLDPSVLTGLSCTVMLLCLADYLVPTLAPRVFGSNKWTSEQQQRFHEICGNLVKTQRRVVGWWKRLCALKEEKPKMYFASVISGLLAVAWIGQQVHNLFLTYLIVNFLLLLPGLNQHGVITKYTAMAKREINKLLKQKEKKNE; from the exons ATGTCCGACGGAGACAACAAGAGCGCCAACATGCTG GCTCAGGAGACGgcccagctggaggagcagctgcagggcTGGGGCGAGGTGATCCTGGCCGGGGACCGAGTGGTGCGCTGGGAGAAGCCCTGGTTCCCGGGAGTCCTGATGGCCGCCACCACCTTGCTCTTCCT gATGATTTACTACCTGGACCCGTCCGTGCTGACTGGGCTCTCCTGCACCGTCATGCTGCTCTGCCTGGCCGACTACCTGGTGCCCACCCTCGCTCCCAGGGTCTTCGGCTCCAACAAGTG GaccagtgagcagcagcagcgtttcCATGAGATCTGTGGAAACCTGGTGAAGACCCAGCGTCGGGTCGTGGGCTGGTGGAAGCGCCTGTGCgccctgaaggaggagaagccCAAAATG TACTTTGCCTCCGTGATCAGCGGCCTGCTGGCAGTGGCCTGGATCGGACAGCAGGTGCACAACCTGTTCCTCACCTACCTGATTG tgaacttcctgctgctgctgcccggccTCAACCAGCACGGCGTCATCACCAAGTACACCGCCATGGCCAAGAGGGAGATAAACAAGCTGCTcaaacagaaggagaagaagaacgaGTAA
- the srrm2 gene encoding serine/arginine repetitive matrix protein 2 yields MYNGIGLVTPRGSGTNGYVQRNLSSVRAKRPRDERGGDRDEKDRERLESQLNRQPNADILEHQRKRQLEVKCAELQDMMEEQGYSAEEIEEKVISFRMMLKEKEEPAPAPSDRPTARETHALAAANQQKNDRLRAAFGISSDYVDGSSFHADRKEREKEKRETERLEREKLQQQKYTLVEDSDDSDSPPKKRSRKKKKKNKNRDGSESPSPSPRREKKKSKKKKKKREVSEESEEDSSSDEKQKVSKKKGKGDSSSPPKTKVVQGGSISSDSSHSHSPAPVRSRQQEQSARKDDDGRQDRSPDRRRRGHDELLPHRHGRETRPNPERERPSEMEKTSAKRRNDSSSPSPPPQTDKSWEREKGRRSRSREMQRRRRSRSIEKKERGRRSRSKEMDKGRRSRSRENEKEKGRRSRSRDLEKGRRSKSRDMEKRRRSRSGEKKDKGKENAPQRTKHDSSSLSPPPKQETRRGRSRDTEREKDKSKLDKKTRHDSSSPSPPEKERGRRERSGERERRNERDLHSRAPNERDNRKDTGRRQEREVSPHQQKHDRRRDGHPSRGSVSPAARSPVSTGGPREKERRREKDMERNLTKQGEQDREQGQGDGRRREEGVRPSAGSRQDLRPADKNTNDRPDTIDRQEKTRSPPAKEKREGKEKREDKAKQAEKGKESSSSSSGSSSSDSDSDSSSSSSSSSSSSSSSSEDEGKAKKAAGREKASPVRSAPAAIGAAVQRYLTNGRKEGSASASEGEALRRPEGGERCERSDRPLHRPPADDCPSQPKGQERYSPTQADSPSPPPSPPSRADHSRAGRHPEAEAEKHRLEAKAGERDRGRDRGTARRATRPSPPTRRSRSPPKKTTTSSPARRTPPRQYQEAPPRSRRATPPPAWSDRDRERQRDRDRERDRERDRERDRERDRPPRRSRSRSQRRRSPPTRSRRSPSPPRRRRSSRSLSRERGRERENERIRQREVEQERERAKMQTKDVPPPGRSSSSSSSSGSSSSSSSSPSPARESKDTKIPAEKDGRREDDKKEDGEQKSRSSSSHGPSGDSSHAPPSGRRGSQSDPPRSDVTSRKSPAGSQSDAKQPSRGPSRKVSPPAAARPSDQTLRSESAVNGKEAVKKSNGSSSSSSSSSSSSSSSSSSSSSDSSDSEAEPGKGKTTKAQSSSSSSSSDGEKETKNKSPVRPQRNPADSLRDSRSLSYSPPRHIRAAPSSPSRRSGSRQSPSRSSTSRRRK; encoded by the exons ATGTACAATGGGATTGGCCTGGTGACTCCGAGGGGCAGTGGCACCAATGGCTACGTGCAGCGCAACCTGTCGAGCGTGCGCGCCAAGCGTCCGAGGGACGAACGCGGCGGCGACCGGGACGAGAAGGACCGGGAGCGGCTGGAGAGTCAGCTCAACCGCCAGCCCAACGCCGACATCCTTGAGCACCAGCGCAAGAGGCAGCTGGAGGTCAAGTGTGCGGAGCTACAGGACATGATGGAGGAGCAAGG GTATTCTGctgaggagatagaggagaaggtgaTCAGCTTCAGAATGAtgctgaaggagaaggaggagcctGCTCCTGCCCCGTCTGATAGACCAAC GGCGAGGGAAACTCACGCCCTGGCGGCGGCCAACCAGCAGAAAAACGACCGTCTTCGCGCAGCGTTTGGAATCTCCAGTGACTACGTGGATGGTTCGTCCTTCCACGCCGAccgcaaggagagagagaaggagaagagagagacggAGCGTCTTGAgcgagagaagctgcagcaacaGAAATATAC GTTGGTGGAAGACTCGGACGATTCAGATTCTCCTCCCAAGAAGCGCAGtcggaagaagaagaagaaaaacaagaacagagACGG ATCAGAGAGTCCGTCCCCGTCTCCtcgcagagagaagaagaaatctaaaaagaagaaaaagaagcg TGAGGTGTCAGAAGAGAGTGAAGAAGACAG CTCCTCCGACGAGAAACAGAAGGTGTcaaagaagaaaggaaagggTGATAGTTCCAGTCCTCCAAAAACAAAGGTGGTGCAAGGCGGCAGTATTTCCTCCGACTCTTCTCACAg CCATTCTCCAGCTCCAGTGAGGTCACGTCAACAGGAACAATCTGCAAGAAAAGATGATGATGGACGACAGGACAGATCGCCCGacaggaggaggcggggccaCGACGAGCTCCTCCCACATCGTCACGGAAGAGAAACG AGGCCCAATCCTGAGAGAGAGCGCCCGAGTGAGATGGAGAAGACCTCCGCCAAGAGGAGAAATGACTCCTCATCCCCCTCTCCACCGCCGCAGACTGATAAAAGCTGggaaagggagaaagggaggCGCTCCAGAAGCAGAGagatgcagaggaggaggcgttCAAGGAGcatagaaaagaaagagagagggaggcgatCCAGAAGCAAAGAGATGGACAAAGGAAGGCGATCAAGGAGTAGAGAAAATGAGaaggagaaagggaggaggTCCAGGAGCAGAGACTTGGAGAAAGGGAGGAGGTCCAAAAGCAGAGATATGGAGAAAAGAAGGAGGTCCAGGAgcggagaaaagaaagacaaaggaaAGGAGAATGCTCCTCAGAGGACCAAACATGACTCCTCATCTCTTTCTCCACCACCTAAACAGGAGACCAGGAGGGGAAGGAGCAGAGAcaccgagagagagaaagacaagagtAAACTGGACAAAAAGACCAGACAcgactcctcctctccttcacctcctgagaaggagagagggagaagggagaggagtggagagagggagcgcaGGAATGAGAGAGATTTGCACTCCAGGGCACCAAATGAAAGGGACAACAGGAAAGACACCGGGAGGAGACAAGAGAGGGAGGTGTCTCCTCACCAACAGAAGCACGACAGGAGAAGGGACGGACACCCGTCTCGTGGTTCAGTGTCACCTGCCGCTCGCTCACCTGTCTCCACTGGGGGTccaagagagaaggagaggagaagagaaaaagacatGGAGAGGAACCTGACCAAGCAGGGAGAACAAGATAGAGAGCAGGGCCAAGGAGAcggcaggagaagagaggagggggtcCGACCATCTGCAGGAAGCAGACAAGATCTCAGACCTGCCGATAAAAACACGAACGATAGACCCGACACGATCGACCGTCAGGAGAAGACGAGGAGTCCTCCGGCAAAGGAGAAACGAGAAGGCAAGGAGAAACGAGAAGACAAGGCAAAACAGGctgagaaaggaaaagagagctccagcagcagcagtggcagcagcagcagcgacagtGACAGCGacagctcctcatcctcctcttcatcttcatcctcctcctcatcatcctctgaGGATGAAGGCAAGGCAAAGAAGGCAGCCGGGAGGGAAAAAGCCAGTCCAGTGAGAAGTGCCCCAGCTGCCATTGGAGCTGCGGTTCAAAGGTATTTAACCAATGGAAGAAAAGAAGGTTCTGCTTCTGCATCTGAGGGCGAAGCACTGAGACGACCAGAGGGAGGAGAGCGATGCGAGAGGTCAGACCGACCTCTTCACAGACCTCCTGCAGATGACTGTCCGTCCCAACCCAAAGGTCAGGAGCGATACAGCCCTACACAGGCAGACAGTcccagtccccccccctccccacccagCAGGGCAGACCACAGCCGGGCCGGCAGGCACCCGGAGGCCGAGGCCGAAAAACACAGGCTGGAGGCCAAAGCTGGGgaaagggacagagggagggacaggggCACAGCCAGGAGGGCAACAAGACCGAGCCCCCCGACCAGGAGGTCCCGCTCTCCGCCAAAGAagaccaccacctcctccccggCCCGCCGCACTCCACCAAGGCAGTACCAGGAGGCTCCGCCCCGCTCCAGGAGAGCCACGCCTCCTCCGGCCTGGTCAGACAGGGatagagagaggcagagggaccgggacagagagagggacagggagagggacagagagagggacagagaacGTGATCGGCCTCCGAGACGCAGCAGATCCAGAAGCCAGAGGAGGCGCAGCCCCCCCACTAG GTCCCGtcgctctccttctcctccgcgACGGAGGAGAAGCAGTCGCTCTCTCTCCAGGGaacgagggagagaaagggaaaacgaGCGGATTAGACAGAGGGAGGtggaacaagagagagaaagagcgaagATGCAGACAAAAGATGTTCCCCCGCCTGGCaggtcctcttcctcctcatcttcctccggctcctcctcttcctcgtcctcttcacCTTCACCGGCTCGTGAGagtaaagacacaaaaataccagcagaaaaagatggaagaagagaggatgaCAAGAAAGAGGACGGAGAGCAGAAGAGTCGCTCTTCCTCTTCACACGGTCCCTCCGGAGACTCCTCCCACGCTCCACCCTCAGGTAGAAGAGGCTCCCAGTCGGACCCCCCCCGCTCCGACGTGACCTCCAGAAAGTCCCCGGccggcagccaatcagacgccAAACAGCCATCACGAGGTCCGAGCAGGAAGGTGTCCCCCCCCGCTGCCGCTCGACCGTCAGACCAAACGCTCCGAAGCGAGAGCGCGGTGAACGGCAAGGAGGCTGTGAAGAAGAGCAAcggaagcagcagctccagctcgtcttcctcctcctcctcttcctcatcgtcttcatcctcctcttcagacAGTTCTGACTCTGAGGCCGAGCCAGGGAAAGG GAAAACCACCAAAGCTCAGAGCagctcgtcctcgtcctcctcggacggagagaaggaaacaaagaACAAGAg TCCTGTCAGGCCCCAGCGGAATCCAGCGGATTCACTGAGAGATTCTCGCTCCCTCAGTTATTCTCCTCCGAGACACATCCGAGCAGCGCCGTCCTCCCCGAGCCGCAG AAGCGGCAGCAGACAGTCGCCCAGTCGCTCGTCAACCAGCAGACGAAGGAAATGA